Within Topomyia yanbarensis strain Yona2022 chromosome 2, ASM3024719v1, whole genome shotgun sequence, the genomic segment GCACGAAACTGTTATTCGAGTGAATCATCACTTGCAGAATTCAAAATGTTATAAGTTATACGTTATAAGGAGTCTGTAGCGAATGTATCCATGCTTCGTGAGTTTGAACCCAGGTAATACCCCTATCGGCCAATTCCTGCAATGTATCGATCGGAGGTTCGAATAGTGGAAACGTTCTTAAACTAGCATTTTTTCCCGCGAAAATATTTCCTAAATTGATGGCAAAAATTACCAAAGCGATCGAAAGCATACCCTGTGCAGCCGATTGATGTAAAATATTTGCAGCTTGAAAAAGAACTATTGCCCAAACGTTCATTGCATTCCAGATCACTCCTCTAGCGTCGCAAATAGGATTGGCATGCGATATGAAAGCGTACGTGGCTATGCAACAGACAATACAAACTAAAACAGCGATCCAGACTTCTAGGTCAAAAACAAAGCCTATGGTTTGCCACGATGGGATCATGCTAGAAAAATGAAAGTTGTTGTAGTTACTATTCCTAAAAAGgttttcatcttcaaacataCCGCGGTCGTGGAGCAATGCATGAGATTCCAACTTTGCGGATGGGGGATGTGAATCCCAAGTGCCAGTAAGCGTTCTCCCATAGTAAAAGTGACCCGACACCAACGTCTGCTCTACGTTCGTAGACTGTACCCATAATGCCATCCCCTGTTCCATTTTCGTAAAGCGTACCCCATTGACCGATTTGATCTGCACTAGACGTTaatcaaaaattgtaatttaCAATATTCATCAACCATACATACCAATTTGAATATCCCACGTGCAATTATGCTTGCGACAGAACTCCACCATTATCAAACCACCCATTCCATTAATTTTAACCGTTTGATTTTGGTACGTTGCCATCCACGGCACCCCAGTAATTGGCGTAAATGTAAAATGTGGAATCAATAGGAAGCTTGCCAAACGatacattttccgattcaaATTTTTTGATTTGTCCGGGAAAAGATCAGCATTTGACGAAAATGACCCGTTCTCCAGCGAGTACGTATCCAAAAGAACGAGCTCTTCTGCCTCTTCCAAAAATGATACGAACCGATGGGTCCACAGTAAAATTTGATTACTTCGAAATTCCAGCATCAACACTCGAGGTATTTCAAATAACAGCACCGAATGTTTCCGAATGCTATCGATATTATCGCGAGCATCCGTAACGGATGGATCCTGTAGTATGATAATCGGTTTTATGGGGTTCTTATATCGAGCAAAATCATGACTCGTAATAAATGTGTCCAAAAACGTAACCGCAGTTTCACGATCCATTATGAAAGAATCACACCCTAAATCAATGCCTATTGTTAAGCGCGAATCGTAGGGAGATGCACGGGAAACATCCAACTCCATCGACACCACTGCATGGTTATCCGTTATTGATAAGCTTCGAAGAAACGTTGAACCATTTACAGTCAGTAGAATACAAGTGGCATAGACTTCAGCCAAATAGTACGTAACTGCAAACATTACCAACAAATCGTATTAGAAATCTAAATCCATTAAACCGTACAACACTCACAAATATGATCAAATAATAGTCCTACTGCAGACTCAAGCTGAGAGCTCGGTAAAAACAATTCGAAGCGATCCATGTTGCGAACTGTCCATTTCCGGGTTCATGCTGTTTATATAACAGACGAACTGTACCGCCTGATCTACCCAATATACAGACCAAATTTGCCTGGCAAGCTATTCCGAGAAAAACCTAACTGTCTATGCCGATGACACATGGACAGTAGTTTACCGTAAGTAAACACATTCATATCGCGAAATTTCGACAGTAATTGTTGCAGGATAATTTAAGCCCCAATCAGCGACGTTCAACTTTTCCATTAGGTCGCTGCAATCCTTTGTTGTCCATTTTGTATTGCAGTTCTGctttaaaaattctaaatacTGTGGTACGATTTGTTCGATATTAACGTGATTGATCTAGATTTCATTGAAACATGATTGATGAACAACAACAACATCGATGATGAGCTGTCAATCACAAGAACAATAGAAATTGCCTCATTGTCTGGCCGACTGCGAAATTTTCAGAGGAAATCAAAATGTTGTAAC encodes:
- the LOC131684626 gene encoding uncharacterized protein LOC131684626; amino-acid sequence: MELDVSRASPYDSRLTIGIDLGCDSFIMDRETAVTFLDTFITSHDFARYKNPIKPIIILQDPSVTDARDNIDSIRKHSVLLFEIPRVLMLEFRSNQILLWTHRFVSFLEEAEELVLLDTYSLENGSFSSNADLFPDKSKNLNRKMYRLASFLLIPHFTFTPITGVPWMATYQNQTVKINGMGGLIMVEFCRKHNCTWDIQIDQIGQWGTLYENGTGDGIMGTVYERRADVGVGSLLLWENAYWHLGFTSPIRKVGISCIAPRPRMIPSWQTIGFVFDLEVWIAVLVCIVCCIATYAFISHANPICDARGVIWNAMNVWAIVLFQAANILHQSAAQGMLSIALVIFAINLGNIFAGKNASLRTFPLFEPPIDTLQELADRGITWVQTHEAWIHSLQTPYNVYLRKIRDNFEVHNFLEMKTLADEGRVAIGVSRLNYGHYLIGDFITEENIMLYRLMQGDLYHDYEVSMTTKTWPFREQLSDLILRIVESGIRSYQEPIVAQQTMNFRVQTKIYHSRDREQTPPTPMGCGDLLGAFMLLGGGIVCGMLAFLGEVLGKYWRQRKINGYVKGFIW